One window of the Ammospiza nelsoni isolate bAmmNel1 chromosome 2, bAmmNel1.pri, whole genome shotgun sequence genome contains the following:
- the ILDR2 gene encoding immunoglobulin-like domain-containing receptor 2 isoform X10, with the protein MDGHVLGWIVLLWIAAEVEGLQVTVPEKKKVAMLFQPALLRCHFSTSSTQPAVVQWRYKSYCQDRMGEALGMVTSGLQTMSKRNLDWDPYLDCVDSRRTVRVVASKQGSAITIGDFYKERDVSIVHDADLQIGKLMWGDSGLYYCLIITPDDVEGKNEESVELLVLVRKGYRIQADKDRDSMKVLYYVEKELAQFDPARRMRERYNNTVSELSSLHEEDLNFRQPYRQARRKPLPPAGDADGDAEYWAGMVGSTSRSQAVSDYRDERDSYWHSQQRSKSEMLSRKSFSVGVPAVSMDELAAFAESYGQQQQRPRRADSQELRRFERSESHGGRGGALPRQDSSLEEYYSKRCRASREPLTDSERGWSYSPPRRRAHEEKHLPRLVSRTPGGSQKYDHSYLSSVLDRKSRSYDESGDHCATPSKLSSQPSQRGGSTYYAWSPPSTYKGEKSQPPPPQSSSPEQDEEEEDSLPPYSERELSRGPSYRAREQAYLNASDKKRKKDPKKTNDFPTRMSLVV; encoded by the exons ATGGATGGGCACGTCCTGGGATGGATCGTCCTCCTGTGGATCGCAG CTGAGGTGGAAGGGTTGCAGGTCACTGTGCCTGAGAAGAAGAAGGTGGCCATGTTattccagcctgctctgcttcGCTGCCATTTCTCTACTTCTTCCACCCAGCCAGCCGTGGTACAGTGGAGGTACAAATCCTACTGCCAGGACAGGATGGGAGAAGCTCTAGGAATGGTGACTTCTGGTTTGCAAACAATGAGCAAGAGGAACCTGGACTGGGATCCCTACCTGGACTGTGTGGACAGCAGGAGGACAGTCCGTGTCGTGGCCTCCAAGCAGGGATCTGCCATCACCATAGGAGACTTCTACAAGGAAAGAGATGTCAGCATTGTCCATG ATGCAGACCTGCAAATTGGGAAGTTGATGTGGGGAGACAGTGGCCTCTATTACTGCCTTATTATCACACCAGATGATGTGGAGGGCAAGAATGAAGAATCAGTGGAGCTGCTTGTGCTTG TGCGCAAAGGGTACAGGATCCAGGCTGACAAGGACAGGGACTCCATGAAGGTGCTGTACTATGTGGAGAAGGAATTGGCTCAGTTTGACCCGGCTAGGAGGATGCGAGAACGAT ATAACAACACCGTGTCTGAGCTGAGCTCCCTGCACGAGGAGGACCTGAATTTCCGCCAGCCCTACCGGCAGGCGCGCAGGAAGCCCCTGCCCCCCGCGGGGGACGCGGACGGCGACGCCGAGTACTGGGCGGGAATGGTGGGCAGCACCTCCCGCTCCCAGGCTGTGTCTGACTACAGGGACGAGCGGGACAGCTACTGGCACAG CCAGCAGAGATCCAAGTCGGAGATGCTGTCCCGTAAGAGCTTCTCGGTGGGCGTGCCGGCCGTGTCCATGGATGAGCTGGCGGCCTTTGCCGAGTCCtacgggcagcagcagcagcggccgCGGCGGGCGGACAGCCAGGAGCTGCGGCGCTTCGAGCGCTCCGAGTCGCacggcgggcgcggcggggcccTGCCCCGCCAGGACAGCTCCCTGGAGGAATACTACAGCAAGCGCTGCAGGGCCAGCCGCGAGCCGCTGACGGACTCGGAGCGGGGCTGGTCCTACAGCCCGCCCCGCCGGCGCGCCCACGAGGAGAAGCACCTTCCCCGGCTGGTGAGCCGCACGCCCGGAGGGAGCCAGAAATACGATCACTCCTACCTCAGCAGCGTCCTGGACAGGAAATCGCGGAGCTACGACGAGAGCGGTGACCACTGTGCCACCCCCTCGAAGCTGAGCTCGCAGCCCAGCCAGAGGGGAGGCAGCACCTACTACGCCTGGTCGCCGCCCTCCACCTACAAAGGCGAGAAGtcgcagccgccgccgccgcagtCGTCGTCCCCCGAgcaggacgaggaggaggaggacagccTGCCTCCCTACAGCGAGAGGGAGCTGAGCCGAGGCCCTTCCTACAGGGCCAGGGAACAGGCCTACCTCAATGCCTCTgacaagaagaggaaaaaggaccCCAAGAAAACA AATGATTTCCCAACAAGGATGTCCCTTGTGGTTTGA
- the ILDR2 gene encoding immunoglobulin-like domain-containing receptor 2 isoform X5, which translates to MDGHVLGWIVLLWIAAEVEGLQVTVPEKKKVAMLFQPALLRCHFSTSSTQPAVVQWRYKSYCQDRMGEALGMVTSGLQTMSKRNLDWDPYLDCVDSRRTVRVVASKQGSAITIGDFYKERDVSIVHDADLQIGKLMWGDSGLYYCLIITPDDVEGKNEESVELLVLEWVFVGLVILGAFLFFLLVGICWCQCCPHSCCCYVRCPCCPESCCCPRALYVAGKAAKAGYPPAVSAMPGPYYIPSVPVAGVPSPAVLMDKSHPPPLAPSEASAGSQNAVRKGYRIQADKDRDSMKVLYYVEKELAQFDPARRMRERYNNTVSELSSLHEEDLNFRQPYRQARRKPLPPAGDADGDAEYWAGMVGSTSRSQAVSDYRDERDSYWHSQQRSKSEMLSRKSFSVGVPAVSMDELAAFAESYGQQQQRPRRADSQELRRFERSESHGGRGGALPRQDSSLEEYYSKRCRASREPLTDSERGWSYSPPRRRAHEEKHLPRLVSRTPGGSQKYDHSYLSSVLDRKSRSYDESGDHCATPSKLSSQPSQRGGSTYYAWSPPSTYKGEKSQPPPPQSSSPEQDEEEEDSLPPYSERELSRGPSYRAREQAYLNASDKKRKKDPKKTVRPCLVVLVQIG; encoded by the exons ATGGATGGGCACGTCCTGGGATGGATCGTCCTCCTGTGGATCGCAG CTGAGGTGGAAGGGTTGCAGGTCACTGTGCCTGAGAAGAAGAAGGTGGCCATGTTattccagcctgctctgcttcGCTGCCATTTCTCTACTTCTTCCACCCAGCCAGCCGTGGTACAGTGGAGGTACAAATCCTACTGCCAGGACAGGATGGGAGAAGCTCTAGGAATGGTGACTTCTGGTTTGCAAACAATGAGCAAGAGGAACCTGGACTGGGATCCCTACCTGGACTGTGTGGACAGCAGGAGGACAGTCCGTGTCGTGGCCTCCAAGCAGGGATCTGCCATCACCATAGGAGACTTCTACAAGGAAAGAGATGTCAGCATTGTCCATG ATGCAGACCTGCAAATTGGGAAGTTGATGTGGGGAGACAGTGGCCTCTATTACTGCCTTATTATCACACCAGATGATGTGGAGGGCAAGAATGAAGAATCAGTGGAGCTGCTTGTGCTTG AGTGGGTCTTTGTGGGCCTGGTGATCCTGGGGGCGTTCCTGTTCTTCCTCCTGGTGGGGATCTGCTGGTGCCAGTGCtgcccacacagctgctgctgttacGTCCGCTGCCCCTGCTGTCCTgagtcctgctgctgtccccggGCAC tgtaTGTAGCAGgcaaagcagcaaaagctgGGTACCCTCCTGCAGTCTCTGCCATGCCAGGTCCATACTACATCCCCAGTGTTCCTGTAGCTGGtgtcccatctcctgctgtgctgaTGGACAAGTCACACCCCCCTCCCTTAGCCCCAAGTGAGGCCAGTGCAGGAAGCCAAAATG CAGTGCGCAAAGGGTACAGGATCCAGGCTGACAAGGACAGGGACTCCATGAAGGTGCTGTACTATGTGGAGAAGGAATTGGCTCAGTTTGACCCGGCTAGGAGGATGCGAGAACGAT ATAACAACACCGTGTCTGAGCTGAGCTCCCTGCACGAGGAGGACCTGAATTTCCGCCAGCCCTACCGGCAGGCGCGCAGGAAGCCCCTGCCCCCCGCGGGGGACGCGGACGGCGACGCCGAGTACTGGGCGGGAATGGTGGGCAGCACCTCCCGCTCCCAGGCTGTGTCTGACTACAGGGACGAGCGGGACAGCTACTGGCACAG CCAGCAGAGATCCAAGTCGGAGATGCTGTCCCGTAAGAGCTTCTCGGTGGGCGTGCCGGCCGTGTCCATGGATGAGCTGGCGGCCTTTGCCGAGTCCtacgggcagcagcagcagcggccgCGGCGGGCGGACAGCCAGGAGCTGCGGCGCTTCGAGCGCTCCGAGTCGCacggcgggcgcggcggggcccTGCCCCGCCAGGACAGCTCCCTGGAGGAATACTACAGCAAGCGCTGCAGGGCCAGCCGCGAGCCGCTGACGGACTCGGAGCGGGGCTGGTCCTACAGCCCGCCCCGCCGGCGCGCCCACGAGGAGAAGCACCTTCCCCGGCTGGTGAGCCGCACGCCCGGAGGGAGCCAGAAATACGATCACTCCTACCTCAGCAGCGTCCTGGACAGGAAATCGCGGAGCTACGACGAGAGCGGTGACCACTGTGCCACCCCCTCGAAGCTGAGCTCGCAGCCCAGCCAGAGGGGAGGCAGCACCTACTACGCCTGGTCGCCGCCCTCCACCTACAAAGGCGAGAAGtcgcagccgccgccgccgcagtCGTCGTCCCCCGAgcaggacgaggaggaggaggacagccTGCCTCCCTACAGCGAGAGGGAGCTGAGCCGAGGCCCTTCCTACAGGGCCAGGGAACAGGCCTACCTCAATGCCTCTgacaagaagaggaaaaaggaccCCAAGAAAACAGTGAGGCCATGTCTGGTGGTCCTGGTCCAAATAGGCTGA
- the ILDR2 gene encoding immunoglobulin-like domain-containing receptor 2 isoform X8: MDGHVLGWIVLLWIAAEVEGLQVTVPEKKKVAMLFQPALLRCHFSTSSTQPAVVQWRYKSYCQDRMGEALGMVTSGLQTMSKRNLDWDPYLDCVDSRRTVRVVASKQGSAITIGDFYKERDVSIVHDADLQIGKLMWGDSGLYYCLIITPDDVEGKNEESVELLVLAVRKGYRIQADKDRDSMKVLYYVEKELAQFDPARRMRERYNNTVSELSSLHEEDLNFRQPYRQARRKPLPPAGDADGDAEYWAGMVGSTSRSQAVSDYRDERDSYWHSQQRSKSEMLSRKSFSVGVPAVSMDELAAFAESYGQQQQRPRRADSQELRRFERSESHGGRGGALPRQDSSLEEYYSKRCRASREPLTDSERGWSYSPPRRRAHEEKHLPRLVSRTPGGSQKYDHSYLSSVLDRKSRSYDESGDHCATPSKLSSQPSQRGGSTYYAWSPPSTYKGEKSQPPPPQSSSPEQDEEEEDSLPPYSERELSRGPSYRAREQAYLNASDKKRKKDPKKTVRPCLVVLVQIG, encoded by the exons ATGGATGGGCACGTCCTGGGATGGATCGTCCTCCTGTGGATCGCAG CTGAGGTGGAAGGGTTGCAGGTCACTGTGCCTGAGAAGAAGAAGGTGGCCATGTTattccagcctgctctgcttcGCTGCCATTTCTCTACTTCTTCCACCCAGCCAGCCGTGGTACAGTGGAGGTACAAATCCTACTGCCAGGACAGGATGGGAGAAGCTCTAGGAATGGTGACTTCTGGTTTGCAAACAATGAGCAAGAGGAACCTGGACTGGGATCCCTACCTGGACTGTGTGGACAGCAGGAGGACAGTCCGTGTCGTGGCCTCCAAGCAGGGATCTGCCATCACCATAGGAGACTTCTACAAGGAAAGAGATGTCAGCATTGTCCATG ATGCAGACCTGCAAATTGGGAAGTTGATGTGGGGAGACAGTGGCCTCTATTACTGCCTTATTATCACACCAGATGATGTGGAGGGCAAGAATGAAGAATCAGTGGAGCTGCTTGTGCTTG CAGTGCGCAAAGGGTACAGGATCCAGGCTGACAAGGACAGGGACTCCATGAAGGTGCTGTACTATGTGGAGAAGGAATTGGCTCAGTTTGACCCGGCTAGGAGGATGCGAGAACGAT ATAACAACACCGTGTCTGAGCTGAGCTCCCTGCACGAGGAGGACCTGAATTTCCGCCAGCCCTACCGGCAGGCGCGCAGGAAGCCCCTGCCCCCCGCGGGGGACGCGGACGGCGACGCCGAGTACTGGGCGGGAATGGTGGGCAGCACCTCCCGCTCCCAGGCTGTGTCTGACTACAGGGACGAGCGGGACAGCTACTGGCACAG CCAGCAGAGATCCAAGTCGGAGATGCTGTCCCGTAAGAGCTTCTCGGTGGGCGTGCCGGCCGTGTCCATGGATGAGCTGGCGGCCTTTGCCGAGTCCtacgggcagcagcagcagcggccgCGGCGGGCGGACAGCCAGGAGCTGCGGCGCTTCGAGCGCTCCGAGTCGCacggcgggcgcggcggggcccTGCCCCGCCAGGACAGCTCCCTGGAGGAATACTACAGCAAGCGCTGCAGGGCCAGCCGCGAGCCGCTGACGGACTCGGAGCGGGGCTGGTCCTACAGCCCGCCCCGCCGGCGCGCCCACGAGGAGAAGCACCTTCCCCGGCTGGTGAGCCGCACGCCCGGAGGGAGCCAGAAATACGATCACTCCTACCTCAGCAGCGTCCTGGACAGGAAATCGCGGAGCTACGACGAGAGCGGTGACCACTGTGCCACCCCCTCGAAGCTGAGCTCGCAGCCCAGCCAGAGGGGAGGCAGCACCTACTACGCCTGGTCGCCGCCCTCCACCTACAAAGGCGAGAAGtcgcagccgccgccgccgcagtCGTCGTCCCCCGAgcaggacgaggaggaggaggacagccTGCCTCCCTACAGCGAGAGGGAGCTGAGCCGAGGCCCTTCCTACAGGGCCAGGGAACAGGCCTACCTCAATGCCTCTgacaagaagaggaaaaaggaccCCAAGAAAACAGTGAGGCCATGTCTGGTGGTCCTGGTCCAAATAGGCTGA
- the ILDR2 gene encoding immunoglobulin-like domain-containing receptor 2 isoform X3, protein MDGHVLGWIVLLWIAAEVEGLQVTVPEKKKVAMLFQPALLRCHFSTSSTQPAVVQWRYKSYCQDRMGEALGMVTSGLQTMSKRNLDWDPYLDCVDSRRTVRVVASKQGSAITIGDFYKERDVSIVHDADLQIGKLMWGDSGLYYCLIITPDDVEGKNEESVELLVLGRTGLLADLLPSFAVEIMPEWVFVGLVILGAFLFFLLVGICWCQCCPHSCCCYVRCPCCPESCCCPRALYVAGKAAKAGYPPAVSAMPGPYYIPSVPVAGVPSPAVLMDKSHPPPLAPSEASAGSQNVRKGYRIQADKDRDSMKVLYYVEKELAQFDPARRMRERYNNTVSELSSLHEEDLNFRQPYRQARRKPLPPAGDADGDAEYWAGMVGSTSRSQAVSDYRDERDSYWHSQQRSKSEMLSRKSFSVGVPAVSMDELAAFAESYGQQQQRPRRADSQELRRFERSESHGGRGGALPRQDSSLEEYYSKRCRASREPLTDSERGWSYSPPRRRAHEEKHLPRLVSRTPGGSQKYDHSYLSSVLDRKSRSYDESGDHCATPSKLSSQPSQRGGSTYYAWSPPSTYKGEKSQPPPPQSSSPEQDEEEEDSLPPYSERELSRGPSYRAREQAYLNASDKKRKKDPKKTVRPCLVVLVQIG, encoded by the exons ATGGATGGGCACGTCCTGGGATGGATCGTCCTCCTGTGGATCGCAG CTGAGGTGGAAGGGTTGCAGGTCACTGTGCCTGAGAAGAAGAAGGTGGCCATGTTattccagcctgctctgcttcGCTGCCATTTCTCTACTTCTTCCACCCAGCCAGCCGTGGTACAGTGGAGGTACAAATCCTACTGCCAGGACAGGATGGGAGAAGCTCTAGGAATGGTGACTTCTGGTTTGCAAACAATGAGCAAGAGGAACCTGGACTGGGATCCCTACCTGGACTGTGTGGACAGCAGGAGGACAGTCCGTGTCGTGGCCTCCAAGCAGGGATCTGCCATCACCATAGGAGACTTCTACAAGGAAAGAGATGTCAGCATTGTCCATG ATGCAGACCTGCAAATTGGGAAGTTGATGTGGGGAGACAGTGGCCTCTATTACTGCCTTATTATCACACCAGATGATGTGGAGGGCAAGAATGAAGAATCAGTGGAGCTGCTTGTGCTTG gcaggacagggctgcttGCTGATCTCTTGCCCAGTTTTGCTGTGGAGATTATGCCAG AGTGGGTCTTTGTGGGCCTGGTGATCCTGGGGGCGTTCCTGTTCTTCCTCCTGGTGGGGATCTGCTGGTGCCAGTGCtgcccacacagctgctgctgttacGTCCGCTGCCCCTGCTGTCCTgagtcctgctgctgtccccggGCAC tgtaTGTAGCAGgcaaagcagcaaaagctgGGTACCCTCCTGCAGTCTCTGCCATGCCAGGTCCATACTACATCCCCAGTGTTCCTGTAGCTGGtgtcccatctcctgctgtgctgaTGGACAAGTCACACCCCCCTCCCTTAGCCCCAAGTGAGGCCAGTGCAGGAAGCCAAAATG TGCGCAAAGGGTACAGGATCCAGGCTGACAAGGACAGGGACTCCATGAAGGTGCTGTACTATGTGGAGAAGGAATTGGCTCAGTTTGACCCGGCTAGGAGGATGCGAGAACGAT ATAACAACACCGTGTCTGAGCTGAGCTCCCTGCACGAGGAGGACCTGAATTTCCGCCAGCCCTACCGGCAGGCGCGCAGGAAGCCCCTGCCCCCCGCGGGGGACGCGGACGGCGACGCCGAGTACTGGGCGGGAATGGTGGGCAGCACCTCCCGCTCCCAGGCTGTGTCTGACTACAGGGACGAGCGGGACAGCTACTGGCACAG CCAGCAGAGATCCAAGTCGGAGATGCTGTCCCGTAAGAGCTTCTCGGTGGGCGTGCCGGCCGTGTCCATGGATGAGCTGGCGGCCTTTGCCGAGTCCtacgggcagcagcagcagcggccgCGGCGGGCGGACAGCCAGGAGCTGCGGCGCTTCGAGCGCTCCGAGTCGCacggcgggcgcggcggggcccTGCCCCGCCAGGACAGCTCCCTGGAGGAATACTACAGCAAGCGCTGCAGGGCCAGCCGCGAGCCGCTGACGGACTCGGAGCGGGGCTGGTCCTACAGCCCGCCCCGCCGGCGCGCCCACGAGGAGAAGCACCTTCCCCGGCTGGTGAGCCGCACGCCCGGAGGGAGCCAGAAATACGATCACTCCTACCTCAGCAGCGTCCTGGACAGGAAATCGCGGAGCTACGACGAGAGCGGTGACCACTGTGCCACCCCCTCGAAGCTGAGCTCGCAGCCCAGCCAGAGGGGAGGCAGCACCTACTACGCCTGGTCGCCGCCCTCCACCTACAAAGGCGAGAAGtcgcagccgccgccgccgcagtCGTCGTCCCCCGAgcaggacgaggaggaggaggacagccTGCCTCCCTACAGCGAGAGGGAGCTGAGCCGAGGCCCTTCCTACAGGGCCAGGGAACAGGCCTACCTCAATGCCTCTgacaagaagaggaaaaaggaccCCAAGAAAACAGTGAGGCCATGTCTGGTGGTCCTGGTCCAAATAGGCTGA
- the ILDR2 gene encoding immunoglobulin-like domain-containing receptor 2 isoform X9, producing the protein MDGHVLGWIVLLWIAAEVEGLQVTVPEKKKVAMLFQPALLRCHFSTSSTQPAVVQWRYKSYCQDRMGEALGMVTSGLQTMSKRNLDWDPYLDCVDSRRTVRVVASKQGSAITIGDFYKERDVSIVHDADLQIGKLMWGDSGLYYCLIITPDDVEGKNEESVELLVLVRKGYRIQADKDRDSMKVLYYVEKELAQFDPARRMRERYNNTVSELSSLHEEDLNFRQPYRQARRKPLPPAGDADGDAEYWAGMVGSTSRSQAVSDYRDERDSYWHSQQRSKSEMLSRKSFSVGVPAVSMDELAAFAESYGQQQQRPRRADSQELRRFERSESHGGRGGALPRQDSSLEEYYSKRCRASREPLTDSERGWSYSPPRRRAHEEKHLPRLVSRTPGGSQKYDHSYLSSVLDRKSRSYDESGDHCATPSKLSSQPSQRGGSTYYAWSPPSTYKGEKSQPPPPQSSSPEQDEEEEDSLPPYSERELSRGPSYRAREQAYLNASDKKRKKDPKKTVRPCLVVLVQIG; encoded by the exons ATGGATGGGCACGTCCTGGGATGGATCGTCCTCCTGTGGATCGCAG CTGAGGTGGAAGGGTTGCAGGTCACTGTGCCTGAGAAGAAGAAGGTGGCCATGTTattccagcctgctctgcttcGCTGCCATTTCTCTACTTCTTCCACCCAGCCAGCCGTGGTACAGTGGAGGTACAAATCCTACTGCCAGGACAGGATGGGAGAAGCTCTAGGAATGGTGACTTCTGGTTTGCAAACAATGAGCAAGAGGAACCTGGACTGGGATCCCTACCTGGACTGTGTGGACAGCAGGAGGACAGTCCGTGTCGTGGCCTCCAAGCAGGGATCTGCCATCACCATAGGAGACTTCTACAAGGAAAGAGATGTCAGCATTGTCCATG ATGCAGACCTGCAAATTGGGAAGTTGATGTGGGGAGACAGTGGCCTCTATTACTGCCTTATTATCACACCAGATGATGTGGAGGGCAAGAATGAAGAATCAGTGGAGCTGCTTGTGCTTG TGCGCAAAGGGTACAGGATCCAGGCTGACAAGGACAGGGACTCCATGAAGGTGCTGTACTATGTGGAGAAGGAATTGGCTCAGTTTGACCCGGCTAGGAGGATGCGAGAACGAT ATAACAACACCGTGTCTGAGCTGAGCTCCCTGCACGAGGAGGACCTGAATTTCCGCCAGCCCTACCGGCAGGCGCGCAGGAAGCCCCTGCCCCCCGCGGGGGACGCGGACGGCGACGCCGAGTACTGGGCGGGAATGGTGGGCAGCACCTCCCGCTCCCAGGCTGTGTCTGACTACAGGGACGAGCGGGACAGCTACTGGCACAG CCAGCAGAGATCCAAGTCGGAGATGCTGTCCCGTAAGAGCTTCTCGGTGGGCGTGCCGGCCGTGTCCATGGATGAGCTGGCGGCCTTTGCCGAGTCCtacgggcagcagcagcagcggccgCGGCGGGCGGACAGCCAGGAGCTGCGGCGCTTCGAGCGCTCCGAGTCGCacggcgggcgcggcggggcccTGCCCCGCCAGGACAGCTCCCTGGAGGAATACTACAGCAAGCGCTGCAGGGCCAGCCGCGAGCCGCTGACGGACTCGGAGCGGGGCTGGTCCTACAGCCCGCCCCGCCGGCGCGCCCACGAGGAGAAGCACCTTCCCCGGCTGGTGAGCCGCACGCCCGGAGGGAGCCAGAAATACGATCACTCCTACCTCAGCAGCGTCCTGGACAGGAAATCGCGGAGCTACGACGAGAGCGGTGACCACTGTGCCACCCCCTCGAAGCTGAGCTCGCAGCCCAGCCAGAGGGGAGGCAGCACCTACTACGCCTGGTCGCCGCCCTCCACCTACAAAGGCGAGAAGtcgcagccgccgccgccgcagtCGTCGTCCCCCGAgcaggacgaggaggaggaggacagccTGCCTCCCTACAGCGAGAGGGAGCTGAGCCGAGGCCCTTCCTACAGGGCCAGGGAACAGGCCTACCTCAATGCCTCTgacaagaagaggaaaaaggaccCCAAGAAAACAGTGAGGCCATGTCTGGTGGTCCTGGTCCAAATAGGCTGA